TATTGTcacgatagttcagggggtaattcggactttttttaaaaacaaacctAGGACGGGATATGATATATTCCAAAATGACGACTCTAGACGGTAGGCTTGTCCAGAGTGGTGTCAAAAACATATCTGGCACCTATCTGAGGTTACCTACCAGCACTAATTAGGTTTATTGTACTAGTATTTCTACTATCTCCTTCCGTCACATAAAAAAGAAACCTAGTACAGGAtaacatattctaatactatgattcactacttaaaaaacaatttttcatggcacttctcttttatttttctcaggCGGACTAAAAATAGTGCCGCTAATGAAAATCACATTTATTTTTACTAGCGGATGACATAAGCATCCACCAGTGAAAATCACGTTATCTTTACTGGTGGACGACATAAGCATCCGCAGGAGAAAATCAATTTtacaaaatatatgtatttatatctaactttttcataaaaaagttggatgaaaataaaatttataccaaactaatgagatctacaactttttagTAAAAACATTTCCATTTGAGATCATTTAGGGTTCAAAATATTCGTTATAAGATTGAAGATgtattttacaaaatttcagATACATGATTCAAATAACCTCCAATATACACATCATCTAtgtcaaagttgtagagctttGCGAGATCTTACAACTTCGTAGTTCAtgactttttttatttgaaatcatttagaaaGGCAAATAAGTATTTTAAGTTTCAAATAATGAAAATCAAACCAATAGCATTCTGAATATACACAACAAGTGCTTCATAGTGAGATGGTAATATAATACATGTGTGGAGAGAGATCTTGTGTTCGAATCCTACAATTCACATACATGTgattttaatccaaaaaaaTTGCCTAAATTGTCAATTAGGATTCATAGTTGTGTTATAGATGCCgataaaaatcaaaatatgtttttgattttatttttgcacctaaaaaattaaaatgaaaatgtacataaaaaatcaaaataaaaatgtGGAAATCGATTTTCATTGGCGACTGCATTATGTGGCCCGCcagcaaaaatcgattttcaccgGTGGTCGGATGCCGCTAGTAAAGATCGTTGATTTTCACTAACCTTTAATCGTTGGCAGAACGTCCGGCTGCCAGGAAAAATATGTTTTAGCCACTAGAAAAGtgtgttttgtagtagtgtctaGATAGGCCTACCgtcacatcctagtactacgattGTGGCAATTGTTCTATGTTAGCATTATATCTCTAATTCCTCTATGTTAGCATTATATCTCTAATTCCTATCTAAGGGGCTATTtagattgatgccattttcaatcataccatttttttggcaaagttgtcaaaaaagtgcatacgtttagtttgttaccaaactttggtaaatacataagaaatcctgctaaaattttggcaatattatcaacttgccaaaattttggcattagcaaaatttggtaaggtttattttggctacaatctaaacatgccctaacaAGTATCCAAATAGACGaatagtaatggtatttttCAAAATGAAAGAAGTTGTAATGGCATGTATCCAATTAGCCTAAGAACATTTCATGTAAAATGTTATTGAAAGTAActcttttattaaaaaaattactggTATTTGAAGACTATGTACAAACTTTACCATACCAAGAGAAGAACTGCACAAGAAACCAAGGGACACATCCAATTGAGGCCTCCATGCATGAGAGGTTGAGACCACCTCATGAGAAGAACCCGATCTAGGTGTTCGATGGGGGCATTTGTGACCCTCTCCCCCTTTGGGTCTAGCGATAATCAGTCATGTATAGCGATGGCTGGCTCAGTGCTAACTTAGTTGTGTGAGGAGGTGCTAGCAGATGGTAGTGgtgtgtttgtttgcttttttCTGATTAACCTTTCAGAGctataatcttgtaattttttttcttctacgtATCAGTATGAAACTTTCCTGTGCTGGTTTGTTGTTTCGAAAAAGAAATTAATGTCTTACTATACCGTCTTATttatttactagaaaaaaataccagtgcgttgcaacggggtaaaaatgttttttttatcctaTACATTAATACTCTCTTGGTTTTGGACCGAAAGCTCATTCATTCATTTCCAGCTCCAGTCCTAGCCCACTCCACTACCTTGCTCTGCTCGGCCTACCTCTGCTCGTACCATAACAGAGCCGATCTTCCCATCAAATCTGATAATCCGGTCAAACTCGCATAGTAAATCTGGTAATCCGGTCAAGCTCGCATAGTCCCGTGACCGTACGATGACGGAACCGATCATCTCCATCAAATCCGgtcgaatctttctcgatctccaAAATTGTTGAGGAAttttgatccactcgatcttctttttcctttttttctatcAAAATCCCAAAAATTGTTGAGGGGAAATGATAAGAGAGTAGTGGGAAATCTTCTCGATCTCCAAAATTTACTCCGGTCGGCCCCGTGTACATACGATGACAGATTAGATGagatcggaaaaaaaaaaggtgcggGAAACACCGGAAAAAAAGAAACTGAAAAAAAAcggtgaaaagaaaaaaaaaggaaaaaacgaaacggaaacggaaaaaaaaggaaacggactgggggaaaagaaaaaaaaaggaaaaaaaagaaatggacGAAAATATTGGCGGAAGccttatgtattttttaattatatatatatatatatatgtatatatgtatatatgtatatatatatatatatatgtatatatgtatatatgtatatatatatatatatacatatatatatatagattgtgTTATTacgtggaattttttttatttatacttttttttattaaaatatttacaaaaataattttttgtttcgaaaatttacaaatctaattgCCTGCCGCCCTCAagaagggcgatttttaaaaatcgccctctcaaagggcggcaagggacctaaatacaaaatttttatttgtgttcaaacccttcccaccggttttaattacttaaaaactaataatgcttattcgatactccaaatgattttaaatggaaaagtgataaactacaaagttatagatctcatcaagatctacaacttttatataaagtttatctccatCCAATATCGTTTGAAATatagatctgagattttttaaaatgtgttttatattttgtaacgaatatttggatatctaaaacatcttaaatgaaaaagttactaactacaaagttgtagatctccttgagctctacaattttgatataaagttttatttcatctgactttatataatataattttaaattgtaaaattataGAGCTAACAAGTTATGCTGGAAAATTTacatttaggtcccttgccgccctgtggaagggcgatttttaaaaatcgcccttctTGAGCGCGGCAggcgattagatttgtaaattttcgaaacaaaaattatttttgtaaatattttaataaaaaaaagtataaataaaaaaaattcttattaCGTGGGCGGTGGGCTAACATGCTTTAATGGGCCTCAGGGCTCCTCTTTGCGCTGGCGGGCCTTGTTAGTCGTACCCCATCGGCACTCGACACCCATCCATCCGCCTCCTGCCTGCGCCGTCGGCCGACTCCTCGCTACTTCGCCCGCCACGCCGCCTCCCCCTGCGCCGATTTCCATCCGTATCCCTCGAGGTTGGGTGCCCGTCGTCCTGCTGCTTTCCGCCTCCGGTGAGCATCCATATCCCATCGCTTGCCTTTGTAGCAGTAATCTTTGTTTGGAGCGTGATTCGAGATCGAACTTCCttgttccagaaaaaaaaaagaacgaaaaatgtcaaaaagaagaaaaaagaacgaAAGGGTGGAGTTGAGATTTAAGGCACCCGATTATGCTACGTGGAAAAAGGAGGCAGCTGCATGCGACAAAGCTAATGGCAATGGTAAAGATGGATCGATTACAGTAAGAAGTGATTATCCATGGCACCCTCCCCATCGTTTTTAACTTACCGAGGGATTAGATTTGGAAAAGATTGACGAGGTATGATAACTACCCAGCTGTGGATATatcccaacccccccccccccccccccccaaaaaaaaaaatcctattttcTTCCCCTAGTGCTGACTCTTGACATTGTCTCTTTCAGTTTATGGATGAAAGGAATATTTCGATTGCCAAGACCATAGCAAATGACATAATCATCCCAGACCCTGCTCCCGAGGTTTGTGTTACCTTCATTTACAGAATTCAATTGATGAATCATTCcattatattaattattttgtttaatCCTGTAATATTATAGGGTACTTAAGTCTACTGAACCATTGATTATTTAATGCTGTCATAATATGAACCTTAAATAAGAGCATCTGGATTCACATGTCTGAACCATGATAGGCTGTAGAtccccttagagcaagtttaatagtatagccaactactaactccaaatcacctatagtcaacttaatagccaattcatacaatagtcacctataaacatatactatactattaatacatggtcccacctgttatacacacattatattttggagtccgtgttgcaactggctataaatctgtagcccgctgctattctctctcctcttttatttCCTCGATATTTGTTTATAACTggtttatagtctgctattgtacctgctcttatattCTGTCTTCCCTTCTCCGTGCTTCATGTTTGGTTTCATCTCTAGCCCACCCCAACTTTCTTGCTCACAAGgttttgttattgttgttgtcaTATATGCACCTCCATAAACCTCAAAACAGTTTATTTTGTTGTGCTTTGTTAGTTGGATAACTGATGcctcaattttttttcgaaTGTGATGGATCCATCTAGTGGATGTGTTATACCTTCTTGGACAAATATGACCAATTGGAGCCCATCTTTATAAAGGATAGTGCACGTTGCTTCCTCCGATTATTCAAGAACTGGAAGGGCTATACCATGTCATGGAATCTCACCATCACCGCACAAACCTTAACCTGCATGGTCAGTTTCAATTCCCTGCGATGCGCGAAAGTTGTATTGGAGGGCAGGGCACCTGAGCTCCTTGGGGTGCATGCCAATCCCAACTGCGTAACCAAATATGGATACTTCCCGCTCCATGAAGCTGCTGAAAGGTTCTCTATTGAGATGATCAAGCTGCTCTTACGCCATGGTGCATCAGCCAACGTACGCACGGTTGGCGACGATGTCATCGATGGCCTACTCCTGCTCCATATCGCGATTGAGAACACTTGCCTGCATAAGTATCTTGAGGACAATCTTTCTCCCGGCCAGGATCATCTGGATTATATCTACAAGCTTTTCCATCTGCTGTGTTTACCTGAAATGGTTTGTTTCTCTTCCCTCCATATATATGCAAAGTACTGGAGTACTTTTAATTTGCAGCATGACATAAAGAGTAATTAACTGTTGTCATGCCATAGATCCCAGACAGCTGTTATTATGAATTAGTTATATTAAGGACTAAACATCCTTTTGTCTCCACTTGTCAGAGGGAGTAAAGTTTCCCTTTGTTAATCTTTTGTCTTACTTTGTGTTAGTGCATCTTCATATAGTTAAAGACAAGGAGAGTCTTCAATAAAATATACTAAAATGTTGCTAGTaagtaattttattttctttgcctCAATCCATAATTACTTTGATAGGAAGATTGTCCCTAATCCATAATTACTTTGATAGGAAGAAATGAAACCATATATAGAAAGTTAATCGGCACTACTTGCTTGCACATAAAAATGCTAAATGGCACTTAGATTTTTGTTCCTTTTGTTTTAACAGAAGATCTTCCTGGATACAACTAGACTACTTGCAGGAAAAACAAATAATCTCCTTGAAGAGCTCTGGAATTATATTGAGAATGGAAAACTTATCCAGACCGCAATTCTACTACTGGCTGCTCAGGAGCAGATCCGAGGGGGATGTTCCTCCAAGATAAATGGCAGTAGAAAGAAAAATGGGTATGACATTATGTACAAGCGTATACTGAGGCTTTCATTTGCCTTGAGATGGGGGAAAGTTTCAAATGGAATGACACAGAAGCTTATGAAGGAAAAGAGGGCACTCATTGATTGCATGGGGCTGCTTGTTGATGCAATTTCCCATGCTGGTGAACCTCTTTCTGCATACATTCAGGCTCATTCAGAGGTACGCGTTTTTGGTATGTTGCAGCTGTGGTGCCTCTAatgcatttataaattaaatatacATAGATAATATTTGGAATTTGAATAACTGAAGGACTGTAAAGTTTAGTTAAACATACAGAATTGCGATGCAGGTCTTGATTGGTACTTTTGAAGCGTCTGGATAACCTCTGATTACAATAACCAAGATGAATCAATCTAAATGAATTCGAATATGTATGTTATGTCGTTTATAAAACCAAGTAGAAAATTTAATGTGCTTGTATGTTTGCAACTGTTTTTGCACACTATTCTATTGCATTCCAATTCATATAATCGCAAATTTTCTCCTTCTGATTATTTGTGATCTAGCTTATACAACATATTGTCGCAGGCGCCACATGTGGAGGTCTTGGAACATGTTTCAACTATCCTCAAGGAGTATGGATTTTGCCCTACTGAAGAAGTCATGGACACCATAAACCTGTACTACTTTTTGTTTTGCTTCACACAACAATTTTCTATGTGAATACATGTTAATTTTGCTGATTATTTTGCTTTGTTCTTCCACTTTTTCCTTGAAGCCAACCTTATGACTGCAAAATGTCAGAAACAAAATCATGTAGCAAAGGTGTGTTGGGCTCAAGTGATTCTTTTTACATTTAACAAAAATGAGCCCTaagcctcctttttttttttcatggagaACAGGGTTTACAGATGCAAACACGGCAGTTGCGGAAATGGCTAATCTGCATGCTGCAGACAAAAAGGTAAAGATAATCAAATATTACTGTATCGGAGCATCTCTACCTTTGCCTTCTTGTGAGATGTAGTACGTAAGGTGTCATTCACACAAATAGTAGTGTAGTATTGCAGTGTGCAGCAGCCAGGTAAGTCAGTTGCATGATTAGTTTGGTATCAAGTTTGATTTGGTTGCTACTTGCTAGTTGTCGATTGTTATATGGGCTGAAGACCTATCTCTCGTCCatacccccacccccccccccccccccccccgcggtgCCCTGTGGAAGTTCTTGGTCTTGGTGGTAATGGTCTATACACATGCTTCAATTTCTGTTCTTTTACATGTCTAAACTATCCTTTGTATGGAGCAATGCAGACTCTTTTATGGCAGGGTATTGTCCTAGAAGTTAGTATCTTGTGAACAAATCTGAAAGTAAATAAGTAAAGTAGAGATAACTAATAACAAATTGGCTGCAGAAAGATTGCTATAGAAATTTCTGTCCTttccttgtttgatttttttagaaaaaaaaattacaccaacttttttttataaaaattatgtaaCAAATTGACAAATCCCGTTGCTTTGAATTGCTTCCAAATACAGTTGGCCTTGCAATGCCACACATTCCAATTATGATTCATCTCTGCCACGCTAATGTGATCGAGACTACTGTGTTTCTCATCAGGTTCTTTACCAAAGATAAGGGGTAAatgcaataaaaaataataaaggaAATAATACAAATAATGAAATTAAACTAGCGCCTGGCTAAAACCCCGTTGGGCATAATTAGCTCAATAACATAGCTGAATTGTTTCAATTCCCAAGTAATATCAACACTGAGACTTGACAAAGGGGGCTTGCATCTTCTCTCTGAGGAAGATTCTGATGAAGGAAGATGCAGTGTAATATTATTAAGTTGTTAGAGGCAACAACAAAAGCAAATATTTCGCTTGCTATGTTTGTAGCATGCCTTCTGCTGCTTCAACAGCTTATCATGTTGCTTAAGCAGTACTGCACTGTAGTAAAACCATTCATATCCAACAAAACACCAATACTTTGTGTTAATTAACATAGAACCTCTCAAGTGAGAGATTGTGGCTGACCAATATGAATATATTATGTCTGTTTGTTTTTCCAATGCTGtacttttattgaaatactatGTAACAGGCTGGGAGAAAGGAAGTAGGCAGAGGATGGGATCCCACATATACAAGGAGAAATTTTTTCCCATATTGGAGATCAATTTTACGAACCCGGTGCCCTGTGAAGGTGTATCCAACCTATGCACGAGCAGATGCTAGGTCCGGGCGTGATCTTGAACAGATCCGTGCCTTTGAGAGCAACTCATCAATGGCCAAAAATCGTATACTTGGTTCAGTGGGAAGGATCCCATCACTACTTGCAAGCAATCATCAATCCAAAAGGAGCTTTAGCACTGCTGCTACTGGTGCATTCAGGCTCTTGAAGCTGTTGAAGTAAAGCACGAGTACAAAAGGTATGcccatgagtttttttttttttttttgccaagttTCGTTTGATGCACCTTTAACTTGGTACTAtatccatcttaaaatataaggcGTATTTTGTTCTGTTATGATAAGGTTTTGTTTCGCAATTGCTTCCCTAATATATTATCTATTCCTATATGAAGACGAATCTAGTAACACCAATTTTGCTTCATAAAAGTTATATTATAATAGAGTAATTGTTGATCAAAGTCTCGTCCTAATGAAAACAatatatgttatatattttgaaatagagggagtaaggTTATTTGTTAAGTACTCCTAACACCCCAAAATATCAGTTTTTAGCCAtcaggatttgtcccaaaatataacaacttcttcgccaacatttttttctcaactaatcacaaccctccaccattcacttttcccacctacctctactactcatccaatcataactctccaccattcacttctacctactttcgtaggctgtgtttagttcctgaaaaaagttggaagtttggggaaagttggaagtttggaaaaaaagttggaagtttatgtgtgtaagaaagttttagatgtgatgtgatgtgatggaaagttgaaagtttggggtagttgggggtgaactaaacacggccttaataaccgtgtccaactctaaagcttcttatattttgggatggagggagtagttcattAATGATTGACGAGTTGCTTATAGTGTTAGGTATTCTATTATTTTGTCTTATTTTCCGATGTTTAAGTTTGTATGGCGCGGTGTTCTAACATCCATATTTATGTAATACACAAAATAACGAATATTTACATCAAATCAtaatgtttttgttttgtttgtgcaGGTTCTATAGTTGAGAGACCAAATATTGACTTTTCTCTGAAAATTAATTCACCTGTGACAGATCTAGCATGGGGGCTCCAATACCCTTGCCCGCTGGATCTTgagggaaggaggaagaagagggattTGAGCAAGAAGGCAATGACCCTCCTTCAATCTCAAGCTGCATCAGCCCCTGTAATTCACAATAAATATGATTCATTTTATATCTGTACGTAGcaaattaatttataaaaagggtcaaaaaggaaatatttttttcttaaaaatagatCCTTCACACCAAAGAGGCTGGCGCCAAGGGCTTacttataagaaaaaaaaagtacttacGTTTTGACCATGTTTAGAaatttttttcttacaaatAAGTCCTTGGTGTCAAGTTTTTTGCGCTAACCCCTTCACGTCAGCGACTTAGCTATAATATAAGGGCGCTAGGGGTGGCGGTGCCGATTGGTGCTAGTGAACCTCTTCTTCTTAAATGAAAATAGGCTCTCCCTGTTCTCTTCTGAggttttccctaaaaaaaataataatgtcgTTGTCGTCTCTTAGCCAAACGTTTAACATTTCGATTTATTCAaataattgtgcaaatatataaATCAGGTTTAAAgtacttttaataataaataaatcataataaaatacattataattacattTTAATAAGGCAATATCTATTAAAAATTAGAGACGCTATGTATTAAAAATTGAAGGGAGTAACTTTTTAGAGGTGTAACCAACTGTAACTTGTAACCTTCCTAACAAACTTCCCATGCTTTAATTTCTGTTAGATTTGAACACATTATAATTCTATTGATACAGATTTGATTTCTAGAATCTGCTCCACTTCTTTTACTTGGGCAAGTCTATATCCAAATTTTAATAGAATTATTTCAATATCACAAAACATTTTTTCCCAGTTTTTTTCATCCAAATGTATGTGTTGTTGCCCTGCACTTTTCATCGTGATCCAGGCTTGGAATTATCTCCCTTATCTCTTACAATATCATTGTATCTCTTACTCTTATATTTATTATATGCTTATTCAAACGGCTTATTAGCTActagaaaataatttataagtaaaattttatatatgtcctTAGTGACTCAAAAGTAAATGTTGTAAAACaaattacgatgaaaaaaaccacaaaatcacctccaaaattaagttttaaaaatcaaaatttagCTTATAAACATGAGCAAAACAATTATGCTCTTATTATCCCTACCAATTGAGATGTTTTAGGTTAGATCTAGCTAATTCTTTTTTATCATAACCGTGtaactaggggtgaaaacggtacagAAACAGACGGAAACCacctttatcgttttcgttttgatattttttttaatcggaATCGGAATGGAAACCTCGGATACAAAAACGGAattgaatattatcgaaaccgaaaacagagcgaaaacgaaccggcgtGAATACGATAACAAAAttttatcggaataaaaaacccctcaaactgataaatccaattctcaagtctcaacagccaacaattcatcataaaacagTCTTAATAGTACATCACAAAACACAGTCtatgaaataaattatctatgtttaatagagtaatgttgttgataaatcctaat
The window above is part of the Oryza sativa Japonica Group chromosome 7, ASM3414082v1 genome. Proteins encoded here:
- the LOC4343375 gene encoding uncharacterized protein, with the protein product MDERNISIAKTIANDIIIPDPAPEWMCYTFLDKYDQLEPIFIKDSARCFLRLFKNWKGYTMSWNLTITAQTLTCMVSFNSLRCAKVVLEGRAPELLGVHANPNCVTKYGYFPLHEAAERFSIEMIKLLLRHGASANVRTVGDDVIDGLLLLHIAIENTCLHKYLEDNLSPGQDHLDYIYKLFHLLCLPEMKIFLDTTRLLAGKTNNLLEELWNYIENGKLIQTAILLLAAQEQIRGGCSSKINGSRKKNGYDIMYKRILRLSFALRWGKVSNGMTQKLMKEKRALIDCMGLLVDAISHAGEPLSAYIQAHSEAPHVEVLEHVSTILKEYGFCPTEEVMDTINLQPYDCKMSETKSCSKGFTDANTAVAEMANLHAADKKAGRKEVGRGWDPTYTRRNFFPYWRSILRTRCPVKVYPTYARADARSGRDLEQIRAFESNSSMAKNRILGSVGRIPSLLASNHQSKRSFSTAATGAFRLLKLLK